ggtaatGCACTAGTCATTTGTTTCCCCCGCTCCCCCACCCCCGCGACATAGCGGGGGAATTTGCAAACAAGCGATGCTAATTATGGGGAATTCCACCACCCACCAGGGCAGAATTTCTTTGCAAAACCACCACCCCCCCGGGGCTAGCTGAAAGACCTTGTAAAAGAAGAGATTGTCTATTTCTGCGCTAAATACATTTTGAGAAACAACAACTATTAGGAATGTTTCAACCAGCTTAAACTACTTACCACTGAGGTTGTTTGGAGTATAGCTTTTTAATCAGACAAATAGTGTGAGAGAATAACCAATAAGCTGAGAGAAGACTTGAAAATCGTGAGCCATGCCAGCAACAAACCCAGTTGTTTGGTACCTCCTCTTGAACTCGTTCTTGTCGAGAGAAACCTGGCCACATGGGTGGCTGTCACAAAACGGGGCATATGTACTACATTTTGTTTTAAGCACTTTTAGTAAGGGGCTAAGATTTAGGAAATTGTGATTGCAAAATTATTAAGAAGATGAATTCAAGATAGCTATAAGCTAGTTCGCCTTTTCAGAAGGAAGTGCAAATTTCAGTTGGCAACAACATTGCTACTTTACGGGGGTTTAAAAGGCATTTGAGATTCTAAAGCAAAAAGGGACAAAGAAAGTACATTGGTAGAACGCGCACATGACGAGAAATTCAGAGTATTTTAATACACTAGGGGCCACGTCCTTGGGACTAGTCCCATGAAACTGCTTACGTCATTATGTAGAAATTTAAGTCACCAAACAAGAGCTTTGTCAAGGGCCGTTTTAAATTGGGCTAATTAGGTTGGACTAGTCGCAGGGAATTGCTTCTCGTAAACGTGTACACACCACAAACTTTGCTTCAGGGTCTCGTCCCCTCACTGGTCCCTGAGACCAGTCCCTGGTACCTGTTCCCTAGTGTATGCCGGCCTTTATGGTCACACATGAATGTATCCAATCCTCTTGTTGTGTATTTATTATCAAACAGAAAAGCAACATTAAAGCATCACTTGCGCAGTGTTTGTGTAGTGTATGCCGGCCTTTATGGTCACACATGAATGTATCAAATCCTCTTCTTGTGTATTTAtcaaacagaaaaacaacattaaGGCATCACTTGCACAGTGTTTGTATAGTGTATGCCGGCCTTTATGGTCACACATGAATGTATCAAATCCTCTTGTTGTGTATGTATActcaaagagaaaaacaacattaaagCATCAATTGCACAGAGGGCAGAACCACTTCTTTGCTTTGGGTTTCCCCTTAAGACCCACGCACTGAAGATGGAACCACTCCACGCTACATTCTGCTCCATCGCAGCCAACCATCAGGCCATACTCGCCTTGGTTACATAAACAGTATAAGACCTCTTCATCTGCAAATTAATAGTGTTGTGTCTTAATAAATGTTGATATTAAAGACATTTTAATATTGTGTTCCTTGTTTGGTTGTCTGATACTGATTTTCATGGAAATGTGTGGTACATACCCTGACACTCGGGACAAACCCATTCCATGGGTGGAGGGTGTTTTAACCCAAGGCAGTCTAGACAGTATGTGTCGCTACATGCGGCTGAACAAGCAAGGTCTGCCTTGTTGCTGCACACAATACAAGAACCAATAATAGCATCATCTGCAAGATGAGGAAAAAGGAACCCAAGGCATTAGAAGTGAAAATTTTAGTACATCTGAACCAGATTAAAAGAATGATGACATACCTGAGTTGTTCTTCTGCTTGTTCTTTCTAGTTTGTGCCGCTTGTTTCCGTCTTTCATTTATACCACGGTAGTGATCCAGATGCCACTCCACCTCTTGGGCAGGCAACAGAAGTTTCTCAGCCAGCTGTTCTACTGGAGTACCTTGGGGGTAATAGAAGGAGACTGATTGACTGAATGGCCATTGAAATTATTGGCTACTAAGTATATAATCACATTACTCACTGTTAGTTTTAGCTGCAGCCTTTAACTTTACGCTAGGTGGTGACATCATTCTGTGTTCACTGTTATCAGTACACAGCAGGTCTTCGGGCTTCATAAAGCTTCCAGGCCTTTTCAGGTCAGGGACAGGAATTGGCAACCAGGTAACTGAGGGTCCACCTTCATACCATTTCATTTCACAGCTGGTTTCACCATTCTTGCATCGTGGATGAATACATCCAGGTTCCCCACAGAGAGTTAAATGAAAGATGTAATTGCATGGTACAGTCTTGCTCATGTGCCGGTTGCGTACATCCCAGATTTCTTGAAAATACCTGTGAAGGTCTGGATCGCTGGTTTTAAGTAGCTGTTTGTCCTTCTTGTTGCCTTTGAGAAAGGTGAGTAGCTTTTGGCCGCGTGACATATCAGACTCTGCCCCCTTGAAGAGTTGAACTGGGCTTCCACAACAGCTAGACCCTTGGACGCGGTCAATGTACACCTCAGTGGCAATTTCCAAATTTTGCTTGAGCTTTACCTTGTCTAGTCCACCACGGCCATAATTGCTTCCACTAAGAGTTGACGGAATAAAAAGGTTGGCATGTGCTTGAGAAAGCCCACCGTTCATTAATTCCACTCGGTTTAAGTATGACCCTCCGCTGTGACGGGACGTCACAAGAGTAGCAACCTTAGCGTGTTTTACATGTCGCTCTGTCCAGTGAAACTAAACTTCTACATGGCTTGGGCCTTCGTCACTTGCTCCATCGACGCGAATGCAATCTATAGGCCTGTTTGCCATCCATGGTTGGAGATCTGGTGAATTCTGCAGGAATTCCAAATCAGCCGTATGCTCAGCTGCATTCTTTGGATAAGTGAAGTGGGGCTTAACAACGCCCACACATGCCTGCTTGCTGGTGTCAGTTTCCATAAAGAGGTAAGAAGTGGTTTGGATCACTGACGGGTAATCATTAACAAAGTCTGTTCGTGTTGTCAGGGCTGGCCTGTTAGTGAGAGTTATAGTTTTAGAGTGCTTATGATCATACGTTGTGTCAAGTCTAAACCCAGACTGGTCGTCACGGTTTAAAAGAACTTTGTTGCTGCCTTCCTTCAGTTGAATATAATCAAGCCCTCTATATAAAGCACAACTCCAGTGTGCATCCGGATTTATTCGAACGGAGAACCCCTTTCGAGTCCGCCTGCATGTTATCTTGGCCACATTCTGGTATCGTTTAGAGGAGAGATGCCTCTTGTTCCGGGCATAACAAAGCTGTACTATGCTTCCGTAACCAATTTTCGTACCATATTTCTCTTCAAGATGGGCTTGTATAGACTTATAAGTTACTTCCTTTCCACGTCTTCTTTCCCCATCGAAAGTCAAAAGACCAGTTCTCCTCCATGCATCTGCTCCAACTTTTTTGCTTCCTACAAATTCCTCCATGTCCTTTCCAATCGTGGGAAACTTTTTCTGTAACCGACTTGCTGATGGAGGGATTCTACGTTCAAGAATGCATGTTTTGGCTATTTCTTCAGCCATTTTTCTCTCTGCTCGCCGCTTAATGCGTAACCTTTCAGATTGTATTTTCCTTAGCGTTTCCTCCCCAAGTACATCCGTAATTTCCACTCCTTCCCAGTGTTGATCTTCATCATTGTCAGAATCTGCTTCAATTTCTGGGCCATCTAGGGAACGCCTCCTTTGCACCTCCAAGAAATCTTGACGTGACACCTCAACATGCATTTCTTCATCGATTGTAAGATCACTTGAAGGCAAGTGGTCTGTGAAGTCAAGAATCACCTGATTGAGCACTTCAGAAGTATAGTTCCGCAAGTATTGACTGACCTCCTCAAAAAAGGCAAACCAATTTAAGTCATGGTCCCTCAACCAGCTTAACAGAACATCATTGGATGGTGCTGGATTTGCTAATATTGCTGTTTTGCTAATAGCATCCGGATCATATGAATTATTCAGGCCACTGGGTGTGGTGGCTAGCTGTGGTGCTGGGTTTGCTATTGCTGTTTTGTTAATAGCATCCGGATTAAATGAATTACTCGTGCCACTGGGTGTGGTAGCTACTCCAACAGTAGATTCGCCACTGGCATGGGGATCATGCTTTCTGCTGGATGTGTCAGCATTTTCACTGGGATTAGTAAGATCTGGAGGCTCAACATCTTCCACATTGCTATCATCACATACATCATCAGTTGGCATCATTTCACACGCTTCAACGTCGAAGTCGACATTGTCCTCCCCTTCTTCATTAATGACATCTTCTAACCTAAGGGACCTCATCAAGGCTTTGTCTTCAATCTCTGCAAGCTCAATAACGGATTGTCTAATCTCTGCTGCTTCTTGAAGAGCCAGACGTACCTTTCTACTCAGATCCTTGTATGATCCAATTCCATAAACCTTCCGAGCCTGTTGTGATGTAAGTCCAGCTGCCTCGCATACAGCAAACTTGAGAAGTGTTCGGTCCTTGTCACTGGATGCTAGTTTACAAAGTGCTGTGAGAGTGTTTTTATCTAACCCTGGAACCTGTTCAGGGGCAACCAGCTTGTTAATCCAGTGCATCAGTCGCTTGTAATCAACGGACGGGCAGTACTCAGTTACATGAAGTTGAGAACCCAAGGACCTTTCAAGTGCAAATATTGCAACTGGTAGCTGAAGCAGTCTCCTAACAGCTTTGTCCGATTTGTATTTGTTACTAGGAAAGAATTTGTGGTACAGGTCTGAAACTTTGACAATTCCTTTGTCCTGAATATAGTTTGCAATTTCAATCAGAACGTAACATTCTTTGCAACTAACAGAATGATGCTGCTGGCAATATCTTGTTCTAAAACTAACAAATTCAACGAGAGTAAACATGTTAAGTTTTGATATATATAATGAGTTTTCAACTCGACAAGAGGCCACATTCCCCAATGTTGACCTTGTTAAAGCCACGAATGTTGAGTATTTGCCAGCAGCGTCTATGGTAAGTCCCATTTGTGTATCAGTATCAGTTAAGTCTTCTTGAATCTCTTGTAGtctttttactttaagcgaGTCACTTAGATACTCTCTCTTCTGTGCTCCAGCACTCTCTCCAAATTGCTTCGATCTGCTTGtctttttcttgtaattgtaCCCACTATTGTGTAACATCTGGCGTGCCAAATCGCAtagtttttgtttgtcatttaccATACCAGGGTCATCTAAAGCTAGTTTAAAGGCTGCTTTCTTGAGTTCTGTATAGTAATTGAACATCTTATGATCAGGGTCAATCTTTGAGGTGTCATATATCTTACTCTTCTCTTGAATTTCCTTCTCGTCAATCTTAACTGTTACAAATGTCTTCTGCTCAGGCATAACCTAGAAAGGAGACCAGAAAACGAGTTCTGCTATTTGACTTATAGAAAGCAAGAACTGGTACTGTAGTCTATAGTTGTCTTAGTAGGAAGCCATTACCAATTACTTCCTTTGAATCCATAAGgatacttatttatttttatgtttttgcaaTGTACCAGCTGACAGGAGCCAACACATCGCAGGATTCGTGAAAAAATGAGAGTCATCGCAAGTTTGGTTATTATCTCCAGGAATCTGAGAAACCTCCGGTGGTGTAAAGGGTGCCTCATCTGATTCCATGGCATGTTGAAGGCCATCAGGGGGGTCTGGTTGTTTAGCTGATGGTGTAGAGGTTTTCTTTGCTGCTTCAACGGAGCCCATGCCTTGTTGGAGGGCATCAGGGGGGTCCAGTTGTATACAAGAACTGCTGACTGATGGTGTACAGGTTTTCTTTACTGCTATACTGCCATGTCTGAGCGCATCAGAGGGGTCTGGTAGTCTACAAGAACTGTTTGGTGTTATCTTGGCAACTAAAGGACCTACCACAGTAGGTTGTTGGCCATCAACATGCTCTGGCTTCTTACTGGAAACTTGGGGAAGGAAACTTGTGATTTTTGCATCACTTGTGTTCAAGGATTTTGTCTTTGCATTTTGCTTTTCACATTTTCTTCTCTTGGTCTGAAGCATGGTGAATTCTTCctgtagttttcttttttttgccctCAATTGCGAAATCTGTTCTGTTAAGGTCGCAGCCTGGCCAAACTGTTTCACATTGATATGTTTTCGCGCTGCCTGGTCAGAAGTCCCATTTGTGTATCAGTATCAGTTAAGTCTTCTTGAATCTCTTGTAGtctttttactttaagcgaGTCACTTAGATAATCTCTCTTCTGTGCTCCAGCACTCTCTCCAAATTGCTTCGATCTGCTTGtctttttcttgtaattgtaCCCACTATTGTGTAACATCTGGCGTGCCAAATCGCAtagtttttgtttgtcatttaccATACCAGGGTCATCTAAAGCTAGTTTAAAGGCTGCTTTCTTGAGTTCTGTATAGTAATTGAACATCTTATGATCAGGGTCAATCTTTGAGGTGTCATATATCTTACTCTTCTCTTGAATTTCCTTCTCGTCAATCTTAACTGTTACAAATGTCTTCTGCTCAGGCATAACCTAGAAAGGAGACCAGAAAACGAGTTCTGCTATTTGACTTATAGAAAGCAAGAACTGGTACTGTAGTCTATAGTTGTTTTAGTAGGAAGCCATTACCAATTACTTCCTTTGAATCCATAAGgatacttatttatttttatggtTTTGCAATGTACCAGCTGACAGGAGCCAACACATCGCAGGATTCGTGAAAGGCTGTGAGGGTTTCtactataataatattattattatggtccTCACAGATTGATCTTCACAGGTAATACTTAATGAAACATTCTCTGAGCCGGAGATTGTTAGTTTTGCACAAGAATTACCATTTTATTGATTGGCATGGATATGTACAGTTTCGACAGTAATGTTGGCGAGGAGACTTCAAGATAAAGATACCGCCAACAGTCATGGTATAAAGGGTTTGGGATTAAATagtgaaatgacatttttttgctaaaattttgGCATTTTATACACTTTGCTTTATTGAGTGCATTACAGGTATAGGACATTTCTATAGCAGAAAATGGGTTGGACAAAGAGCAAAAGGATCTTATCGGCATGACTGACAGGTTTTTGGACTTTCCCTGTCAAACTATATACCCTTTAAAATGGGGTAAGACCTTCACgttaaatttgagaaaaaaaaattgttttgaagagcAACTTGCCTGCAACTCAGGGCCAATCGTTAAACTACCATTGTTCACAAGAATTGTAGATTGGTGGGATCTTGCAATTGTACTTGAAGAAGTACTCACAACCTCAGATGACCTGGATTCAGCTAAACTGGATGACGAATTTCTAGcaagctgataaaataatgGTCAAGATAAAAATGAGCATTCAATTGAAGTCTTatctttaaaaataactttcacttTTACTCCTTTTTCAGACTTTGAGCACCCCAAAATTTGCATCCTGGTTGCTAGAGAAATAATTAAGAAAAGCAATACAAACAACGAAAAAGAaacccttttttaaaatgtaaatgtgAAATTCAAAACAACAATATTCCATACCCCCACTACAGAGAGAATTGGAAATTGCAGAGGGTGGGGAGggtcaaaatcttgattttCCAGGGGGTAAACATCCAAATTTTCATACAAACACTACATTTGTCACTTAGAAATTCCAGAGGGATAGGGGATCCTTTATCAAATTCCCTTCATGGTAGGGGTATGGTTTATTTTGAAATTACACAATGAAAGTAATCagaacacaaaaaaatatttcattacaCTAGGGAACAACCACTAACGGATTAATATGGCAATGTGATTCTTTATGGAGACAGAGTTAATGCACTAGAACACAGAACCTGTCACACCAAGCAAGAAACAAATGTACATCATCATGGGAGTTCTGGGTAATTTTCTAATATAATAAAAAGGCACAAAACTGCAGAATGGCCCATGAAACATAAtcaggataaaaaaaatgatatgatACAACATCTAATAATGACAAACATCTAATACAATTCTTTAATAAGTATGTACTGTACCTTAATATGTTTTAAAATGAGCAGAATGTCTCCCACAGCAGTTATTCCAATTTCATGGATGCTCTCTTTGTTAATATCATCAAGCACATCCTCTGCAATACTTaagaagaagttaaaaaaaaaacatcagatTAACTGTTAAGAAACCCTTGACCTCAGGAAGGTCCAAaatccccccttcccccctcaaaaataattattattatctttggCTAGAAATAAATCATTTTGAGGTtgaaagaggtaaaaaaaaaattgaaagaaaactaaGCATTATTTGTAAGTTGAGGTTGAATATAAAAGAATAAGTACACATACTGACATATTTAATGTTCATACattatatattaaattttagCCAGCAATAAAGAAAATCAGACTTAATACTAGATAAAAACAATGCTTGATTATCTgtatttttctgcttttccattCTAAAAGAACACCTTATATTTCCAGGCTGATTTTGttcttaataaaaaaatgtgctTTTTTGCAAAATCTCAGCCTGGTGTTTATACTGTATTGGAATATCAGAATTTGCTCTTTCATAAAATTTAAGAAACTGAAGCCTTGCAAAAAAAGGTAGGCTGAGAAGATATAACGAttaattcttccaaaaagtGTATTTGTTGTATTGTGTACTTACCGATTATCGACGAAAAGCTTAGCATACTCCTCAGCTCTGTCCTTTATTCcagcatttgaaaaaaaagctttccaTCTAGAGTGATGAAAGTGAAATCACATATTAAACGGAATTCGCGCAACAAAAAAGCGTAAATATAGTCTCTGGACAAAGGTCAGAGTGTTTTCTTTCAAATGCGATTAGGCTTATCAATGGATGCATTCATTTACATAAGGATATAAAAGGATTGTTGACACTTACTTCGTCACGCTATCCTCTCTGGTAACCATGTTGGATCGCTGCTTGTGAGGAATACACCCAGAATCCTTTGCACACAGTCTCCTCGTGAgcgctttgtttttgaaaattccCCCGGGGTTTCCCGGGGGTATTTTAGGTCAGGCAAATTTGAGGTAAAGTCCCTGGGGGTCTGGGCATAAAATCATCGCAAAGCTGCAGTAATTCCCCCGCTATTGCCCGACAAAGTCCCCGAATGtcgcgggggtgggggggcggaGGAAACAAATGACTAGTGcataagtgatttacggcaaggtttttgccacaaaaaattgtacagcctcgcgtttaaaggtatgaactagctttctgtatccgtttgcgatgtgtttgttggatttttgatctcgaatcaatgaattattgctgatttttgggcgagtaaagtgatgcacttcgacttgatgaaaacaacatggcgcccataaacaatgaacgcgtagttcaaatcaattttatattcctttctgccgtactaacaatGGAAAGTATTCTtttccaatccagagttaaatttttttttttctatcttgttactaaattcataacttaactcagtctctgtctggttcctttttttaacgtatcactccgcgaatatcattttattttgcttatttcttttagactggggagctcaggcttcataaagccttctggtttcttctgggctcccttgcaaccttacaattcctatatgtattcttgtattgtattgtattttggcGAAATGAaagtgaactgaactgaactgaacaaatcgaactgaacgccttgttaaagtttgaaatctcggcaacgcgaaactgcaaacgcgtaactggggtttgcggtttgaggtttgcggtttacctgatgctaaaggtctctaatgtgaTCTACCAAACTTAGAAGTAATTTGCTACGTAAAAAAAACCTACAATCTAACCCCGCAGTACTTGGATTGCAGAGGGGATTAACAGTTTAATCAATTAAATAACTtgtcttttactttcatttcaGATAACCTATTAACAAATCTTGTACACGAAGCAGTGGAATGGGACAAAGAAGCAAACCACAACAAACCACCCAGTCAGAGATCAACCTTACATCTACATGCTCTATTAAAGGCTATCAACAGCTGCGGTGTGTGTTTCAACGTATGGGAAAAAAGAAATGCTGACGGGAAGGGGAGTGGAAGCAATGATTTCACCAGTGTAATGGGATCGGATAAGAAATTACTGCTGCAACATTTGCCTGCAAAGCTCAAAGGCGCTATTAAGCCCCAAACGAGTAATACAGTTATTAAACTGTGGAAGGTAATTTGAAGTCACACAAACTATGGGTTCACCTCAGTTAATGAACCTGTgatcttgtttttgttttacctgTAGCCATTATTAACCTAGGCCCTATTATGCTGACTTATTATTGTGGTTGTTTTATATCATTTCGGAGTGTCACAGGTTCTTACAAAGAGGATATTAACTACAGACAATTTGGGAGCAAAGAGAATTTTTGTTCGTTTCTCTTTTGCAGTCATTTGATGAAATCTACAAACTGATTAACACTGATAAACCTTCAGAACAGCAAATAACAGAATATTTCCTCAAGGTATGGGTGACTAATAGCACAGCAGCATGTCAAATGGATATCTACAGCAACTAGACTGGTGTTTTTAACATGTATTGGTGCACataatttttttgacaaaattccTGTGTGAAACTATATTTCCATGTTAAACTACTGCAGGCAAAAGAGTGGGTTGAGACATTCACTTCTCTTGGCTCTTCATGCCAAGGGTACACTAAGGAAAAGGTAACACCATACATGCACAGTATGGTGTACCACGTACCAAGGATGATGACTCTTCACAAAGGAGTAAGGAAATTTTTTGGGCAAGGTAATTACTACCAGTTAAACaggaaatatatatatatatatattacacAAACTCCCAGCAGAAGGATCCGAAGGATGGTGGGGCAAACTGATCTGACGAAATTTAATTACTTTTTGGCTGTTTAGCCTTCTTCagattaaaaactttaaaaactaagAACTAAACTGTAAAAACTACGAACCAAGaactaaaaactatttatttatttgtgtgTGTTTGTTTACACACCAGCACTGTGGGGACCTTCGACATTCTGGGGACCTTTTTGGGGTCCCCACAACTAAATTGTCTCCAAACATTAACATTTGTTGAGAAACGTCTTTTCCAAGTGAAAATCTGAAGGTCCCCAGAACTCACCTCAGAGTGCACATTATTTCACGAAGGTCCCCACAGTGTTAACAAAGAGTGTAAAGAAAAATTCATTAATTTTCTATGTCAGTCATATAGATCAACTAAGCAGTGTCTGTAGTTGCAGGGTTAGTTTTTTAATTTCGAACACAgggctttgttttcttttacccTCAATTTTCGTAGTAGGCATACACAGACTTTGTGGGGACTTTAATTAAACTTAAAGTTAAACACATTACAAGAGATTTATGAACATAGACAAAGTTTTCCAAAGTTTAATCTTCACAATACGAACAAGATTTACAGACCCACgattataactttttatttaacGATAAATAGAAACGAAATTTCTGCTCTGACCATACATTTACTACAACTGGAACCATACACAAGCATTGTGGGGACATGGAAAAAGCAAATAGAAAACTCAAACCTTAAAAACGATAGTTTGAGttattaaaattaacaaaaaaaactgactGAGTGAAATTCAATTCATTGGAAATTAACGGTAATTCAAGTTATCAGGAGTCAACTGGTATCATGCCTGGGCGAAACTATTATGATAGTTGATAATAGTTCATGATAGTTCCATGTaagaaagtttgtttttgtGGTAGAGTTGTATAGGTTTTTACCATAATATCGAGGAAAATGTGCACatgaataacaacaaaataacgTTTTACAACCCATCCAACACGGAAAACAGCCGCTTATCTTGATTCAATGTAAACGATTGTTCAATATAATACGAAGTAAAGGGTGCACAGAAAAACAGCCGGCCATCCAGACTTTGTCTACTCGAAGGCGGTTTGTGGCCCAAAAACCCATCAAATCGCAGATTTTTTCGACCAGAGGCAAACTTCTATCATCACTATACCGcagtaaacttttaaaaggGAAATAGCCGCACCCATGTTCTGGTAATGAGCATTTTCTGGCACCATGACCAAAATACATTCTTTCTCCAGACACTCTGATTTTGAGAGTGGACAAGGCGTTGGTCTGAGGTGAAATTTCTTTTCACCGATGGTGGGTCGGCAGACAAAGAAAACCCACAACAAATGTTTCCTGTTACTCACACTTAGGGTAGAagacagtctcttgctcccgttgTTGTCTTTCTCAAGGGTATTGATGTCAATGAGAGCATGAGACTGTTTCAcaccccgagtgtgagtaatttgagtctCAAGCCAGGTCGCTATCTTTCAACGATGCTCAtgtatttcgagcttgggctacctgtgcggTGACTATTTTTCCCACACG
The sequence above is a segment of the Porites lutea chromosome 3, jaPorLute2.1, whole genome shotgun sequence genome. Coding sequences within it:
- the LOC140931896 gene encoding uncharacterized protein, yielding MKFNQLNNLSFTFISDNLLTNLVHEAVEWDKEANHNKPPSQRSTLHLHALLKAINSCGVCFNVWEKRNADGKGSGSNDFTSVMGSDKKLLLQHLPAKLKGAIKPQTSNTVIKLWKSFDEIYKLINTDKPSEQQITEYFLKAKEWVETFTSLGSSCQGYTKEKVTPYMHSMVYHVPRMMTLHKGVRKFFGQALWGPSTFWGPFWGPHN